One Malaclemys terrapin pileata isolate rMalTer1 chromosome 21, rMalTer1.hap1, whole genome shotgun sequence DNA window includes the following coding sequences:
- the LOC128827516 gene encoding serum amyloid P-component-like gives MEKLQFWLLVLAGFSGAVAQTDLHGKVFVFPKASATAHVLLKPRLEQPLRNVSVCLRFGGDLTRAYSLFSYATKAMDNDFLLFKPKPGELRLYVGGELVTFKVPERTDTSTGWVHVCASWESATGIAELWVNGSPLPRKGLKKGYSVSNQGVLVLGQEQDTPGGGFDINQSFVGEITDVYMWDALLSPDEVSLAMSNGVLSHLILDWRTLSYETKDYVVIKPSLLPMY, from the exons ATGGAGAAGCTGCAGTTTTGGCTCCTCGTCCTCGCTGGCTTCTCAGGAGCCGTCGCCCAGACAG ATCTGCACGGCAAAGTGTTCGTGTTCCCTAAGGCGTCTGCAACTGCCCACGTCCTCCTGAAGCCGAGGCTGGAGCAGCCGCTGCGGAACGTCAGTGTGTGTCTGAGATTCGGGGGCGACCTGACCCGGGCCTACAGCCTCTTCTCCTACGCCACCAAGGCCATGGACAACGACTTCCTCCTCTTCAAACCCAAGCCCGGGGAGCTCAGACTGTACGTCGGAGGCGAACTCGTCACCTTCAAAGTCCCAGAAAGAACAGACACAAGCACTGGGTGGGTGCATGTCTGTGCCAGCTGGGAGTCTGCCACCGGCATAGCCGAGCTCTGGGTGAACGGGAGCCCCTTACCCAGGAAGGGGCTGAAGAAAGGCTACTCTGTCAGCAACCAGGGTGTGCTCgtcctggggcaggagcaggacacCCCGGGGGGTGGGTTCGACATTAATCAGTCGTTTGTTGGAGAAATCACAGATGTGTACATGTGGGACGCTCTGCTCTCCCCGGATGAAGTTAGCCTTGCCATGAGCAATGGGGTCCTGTCTCACCTCATCCTTGACTGGAGAACCCTGAGCTACGAGACCAAAGATTATGTTGTCATTAAACCCAGCCTGCTCCCAATGTACTGA